Genomic segment of Vulpes lagopus strain Blue_001 chromosome 7, ASM1834538v1, whole genome shotgun sequence:
AAGCTATAACATACCCCATCCCTATCCTAATTCTAGCCAAACTATCCATTGGTACTTTCCATTGGCTGGCAGTGATGAGGCAGGTGGTGACAGCCAGAGCTCCACAGGGAAGGAAAACTGGCTTGGGCTTCAGGATGGTTGAAGGGATGTGATGGTCACTGGCCCCTACTAGGGCTGGATGATGTCAACAAACTCCTTCCTGAGGAGCAGGTGGCCCTGGTACCAGCTGCAGGTGCCATCAACATGCTTCATGCAGACATAATGCTGGGCTTGGTACCCATAGAGCTTCCGTTCCAGCAGCCAGTCTGTCCAGAGGCACTCGTTGGGGGCTGAGATGGTACAGGGCACTGTATAGCAGGTGGTAATCTAGAGTCATAGCCACACAACATCAATATGAGTAGggtgttttttttccattattgCCTTTCAGACTCCTACATATGCTTATAACCCAGCTCAAATGCCCCTGACTTCTGAAGACTTTCCTAGTCCCCAAATTTCCTCCTGAGTTCCCCTTCCCCAATTTCCTAACACACAGTATTGCCTCTCTAATGGTAtctttggagtcagacaggccTCAGGGTTCTTAGTCTACCACTGACCTTGAGCAAATCGCTTCACTTCCTATAGCATTAATTTCTTTGCCTTAAAATGGAAATCTGAACTCTTCATAAATTTGTTATAAAgactaaattaaatattttaaatagatagaCATTATAGGGCCTGGCAAAAAGTAGACTCTCTTTAAATGGTAGCTATATTATCTCATTCTTTATATGATGGCCACCTTCCCAGCCAAAATGTAAGTACTTTGGGATCATGGACTATGGACCATCTTGCTTCCCCATCCCCAACTTCATACAGAGCTTGGTCCATGTATTTGGTTCAAATACAGTACAATACATGAGTAAACACATGCACAAAGGAAGGAATACATGAAAAGTGAGGCTGCAAGGCTCAAGACCCTTCCCTCACCCTCCAAAGACCTTGTCAATGGACATTCCCTTACTTGGCAGCCACAATTCAGATGGTAGTGATGATTCAGACTTTCTCTCTGCAAAAAGGACAGGTTCTCCCAAGGTTCGATGTAGTTGCACAGGTGGATGAAGACTTTTCCATCACTGAGGACCTGACCTTCAAGAGGAATGGAGGAGAACCTAGCATGAGGAATCTGCTCGTGGACCTCCAGGAACCCAGGTCCTCAAAGAGCCCAGAATTGCTACTTTTTCAATGGCTTCTTGGTGGCATGAAGCTCAATTAAAGAACCAGAAAAAACTCTGTAATTTACATATTAAAGATGTTAACAGATTAtgttcatatgagagagagagttgtAGGATGAAGGCCTTAAGTGTGGTGCAGAGAGCTTTAAAGTCAGACTGTTGGTACAACccccttcttttctctcatttacaGCTGTATGACCTTCAGAAAGTCACATGACTTCTCAGCTCAAAGATGAAAGTAGTAAGTTGTTGTCAGGATGAAATGAGAGAATATAAAGTTCCCAGCACAGCTCGGGCCCACAGAAGCTTCCATAAATAATAGGTCCCTTCCTCTTTCCAACCCTTCCCAACATCTTCACAGCCTAGTCTCCTGCCTTGTCGATACCTATCCTGGTGAGTCTCTCCCCTTCCCAAAGAAAAGCACGCCTTCTTTACTTATCAAACCCTTTCCTAGCTTCCAAAGACCCTTTTGAGTACCACAGTGTCCTCAAAGCCATCTCTGACCACCCTAGCCCATATCCCTCTTAGAACTTCCgtcactcatttattcactgaGCAACTGCTATGACTTGGTCCCAGAAATACATATGACGGAATATCTTTCCAAAGGAGCTTAATAAACAGTAGGGCAGATAGATAAGTAGATAAAAATTATCCTGTTCTATAAGAATGAACAAAGCACAATTATCTCTATCTgtggaaggggtgaggggcaAGGAAGATGTCTCAGAGGAGATGATGCTTGCATTTGGCCTTGAATGGGTGGGTAGGAGTTCACCTGCCAGACAAATGAGGGAAAGGAATTCTGGACATTGGGACTGCCCtgtgcagggtggaggggcacaACCCAGCAGAACATCTTCTGCAACTACAAGTAGTTTATTTCAGCTCTGGGGGAAATGAGGGGCTGGGAACTGTCAATCACACATGGCTGGAGACAAAGCTGGAGAGGTCAGCAGTGTTCTGGTCACAAGGACTTTCAACATTAGACAAAAGAGCTTGTGCCTTCTTCTGAAGAGCATGGGCCACTGATGACTTTTCAGAGGACTTGTATTTTGTCATTTATCCCCACCCATCAGTGAGACTTGACACTGAGGACAAAGAACATGTCTTCTCCTCCCCTGAATGCACCATAGTGCCTGGCAGAGAGCTAGCACACAGAGGGAATGAAGTAAGTTTGTCTATTAATCCTGGGACCTGGAGGCCTCAGTGGCATGcccttgcctctgtctctctcatccaGAGGCTCCCAGATCAACACAATTCCACATCCTTAGATCTGGGGAGCCTCTACCAGTATAGCTTCTAATGGCTATGACTTCTCAAGAGCCAAGcctggactgtgagctccttgaggactgTGGCTTGTCATTAAGTCTCTACACTCCTTCCCAAGGCCTGGCAGTGAGTGGGTGGTCGTTATTGctgaatggatggacagatagtgGAAATTCCTCCTGTTCTCCTCACctgctgtgtttttctttttgttgccttctttccaaatatttttcttcttttaggggCAATTTAGGTCCCATTTACACAGTGAAGTTTTCCTTATTGTTTACAACCACACAGATACCTCTTTTCcctaaactataaaataatttagtattgTGTTCATTCACTCACAGAGTCATATTCTTGTGTGGTTTCTTAACTACTCTGTCCCAACCAGTTGAGTATGGAGACCTGCCTGGGCCCAGGTTCATAGAGATTTGTTAGAATTGTTAGATTCAAGGCTTCTGTTAAAGACCGTGCTTTACTGTACCCAGAATATGGCCTTTAATGTGAGTTAGCCAACGAGGCTATgagccaagatcatgacccaacaTAGCAACCTAAAATTAATGCCATTATAGACTACAGTAACTATAGCATATGTGTTGTGGGGCAAGGTTGCACATGCACAATCCTTGTTTGTTCTGTGAAACCAAGGCATCACCTATAGTATACAGTGTCCAGTTTGGGGTCctgtgtgaggggaggggcagggacagtCTTTATCCCATTTTGAGAAAGTGGCCAGGATAGGAGGGGGTCTGGGAACCATGACCAGCAGGCCTAGAGCTAGAATGCATGTATTTATGGTCCTCAGGCCTGTGAGGGATTATCATAGGCAGAGGGCAGAACTGAATTCACAAGGGGCAGTTTCAGAGTGGCAGATTTTTGGCTCAAGATATCAAACTTAACAtcaattaaaattgtttaaaaatggaaCCAGCTGCCCTAGGCTGGGAGAGCAGCTTGTCCTTAAAACAGTGAAGCAGTGGCCAAGATCACTGTAATAAAGACTCTTCATTGAAAGAAAGGTTACCACAGCTTCTCCCAACTCAGAGGCTGCCTCTTAGTAATACAACTCTGTTTTATGCCCAAGAAAATGCCACCTAGCTCAGCTTGCTGCCCAAGGAGCCCTGGCTCCTTCTTGACTGCCTTGCTTAGGACAGAGACTATTAGGGCCACTTGTTGGTCTTTAACTTACCAGTCAAGAGATATTGCTTCTGGCTGTTAGCTTCTAGTTTCACACCACAGAGGGAGGAATCAAAAGGTGTATAAATATACTGAACATCCTTGACTTTCTCAAACCCTTTAAACATCTGAAAGGCAATTACAGAAAACAATATTTAGTCAGTGAGTATACTTTTTATCTTAACAGGAAAAACTCCCttctcaatctaaaaaaaaaaaaaaaatttaaacaaaagtcTAGTTCAGGATTTGGCACACACAGATGACCCATCTGGATcatttctctcatgaaaaatctAAACTTTGGTTTATTCCAGTGAGAATACCTCTAGTAGCCTCACGCATAGGTAGCTGTAGGACTAGATGGACCCCTAAGGGCCTGTGGGGCCTCCTCCGTGCCACTTCAGCATCAATACCCCAGGATCAATGAGCCAGATTGCCTGACCTACCAGCCCCACTCCCAGTACACATACCCCACTCCTCCCAATAGCCCGAGGGGGTTAATGCCCTGTCCTGTCCCCATGTACCTTTATCTGTTTGATTTCATACCGGATCATTTTTTGAGTGTCAGTAGGATCTGGACTGGCAGGAACTACCTTCTCACTGGATATTTTGGCCCTTATGGCTgcataagaagagaaaagaggggaactTCAGCAACCTGTTGGAGCAGTTCCATCTGGCATCTGGATGACCTGAGCCCCCTGAAGAATTTTATGAGGGAATTCTGGGTTTAGGTCTTGTTGGATTGTACGAAGGACCATGTATATAAGAGTGGGGACCTGTAAACTCCTCCTCTGCAGCTGCTAGAAGTTCTAAACCCCTCAGGCCTATTAGGTCTCTTTAgaatatactttatattaaaGTATAATCTCTATACTTTACCTGCATAGCCTAGATTGCAGTGGGTTGGAGGTGGGCATCAGgatagaagaaggaagaggagcccCTTGAGAATAGTCAGTTTGCAGTCATCTACTTACGTAGTCTGAGGCCTCAACAGAGCCCACCCAGACCTGATGttggtaaatgtttattgaattaataaatatgttcTAACCCTGCACAGAGGTAGTTTATCTCTCGCCATTTGGGCATTCATCAAAAACTGGTTATAAAATTCTTCTTTGTGCCTGGTCTAACACTAGGTAATAGTACTAGTCCATACATATGGTTAGGACAGGGTCTCCCATCCTGCAGAACTCTTGGTCTAGTAGAGAATACATTTACAAAGAATAACAGCACAGTATACTGGCAGTACAAAAATGTTAGGGATACTGTGGTTAACACCAAGGAGTCAGGAAGTCTTCAGAGAAGAGATACCTAAATAAGACCTTGATGGATGAATAGAAGTCTGCCAGGAATTTAAAGATATgggggaagggcattccaggcaaaggaaagggaaagggcaaaggtgtgtgtatgttggggtgggggtgcatggAGTAAACAATTATAGGCTTGGTCACAGTGGGATGTTTATAATGAATGCCCAGTCCCCTGGCCCCTATTTCCCCCTCCCCACATCCAGTAGTTCAGAATAATCACTGGATAGCTCCTGTGACTTGTTCAGTGACACTCCATAATTGCAgtaggcagggggcaggggttcATTAAGGGGGTCCCTTACACTTTCATTTCCTTGCAAGTCAGCCAGGCTCTGAGCTTGCAAGGTTGCTATGGCGCCGGCCCTGCCCACCCATCAGCCCCAGTAGGAGGCAACTGGTGCAGTATTTGATCTCCTCCCTTTTCCTTCAGACTCCAGGTCTACAGCTCAGCCCCAGACCAACCCCACACAACCACCCCCTGCTGTGGACCTCTTGGGCCTCCGGACTCACCAAGCGCGG
This window contains:
- the TIMP4 gene encoding metalloproteinase inhibitor 4 isoform X1; protein product: MPRGPRTAPSWALLLRLLALLRPPGMGEACSCAPAHPQQHVCHSALAIRAKISSEKVVPASPDPTDTQKMIRYEIKQIKMFKGFEKVKDVQYIYTPFDSSLCGVKLEANSQKQYLLTGQVLSDGKVFIHLCNYIEPWENLSFLQRESLNHHYHLNCGCQITTCYTVPCTISAPNECLWTDWLLERKLYGYQAQHYVCMKHVDGTCSWYQGHLLLRKEFVDIIQP
- the TIMP4 gene encoding metalloproteinase inhibitor 4 isoform X2, which encodes MRPGGSVWSDSPRRLSRGFAVSCPGAPGPRRAGRCCCGCWHCCGRRGWVRRAAAPLRTPSSTSATPRLMFKGFEKVKDVQYIYTPFDSSLCGVKLEANSQKQYLLTGQVLSDGKVFIHLCNYIEPWENLSFLQRESLNHHYHLNCGCQITTCYTVPCTISAPNECLWTDWLLERKLYGYQAQHYVCMKHVDGTCSWYQGHLLLRKEFVDIIQP